The sequence below is a genomic window from Lolium perenne isolate Kyuss_39 chromosome 7, Kyuss_2.0, whole genome shotgun sequence.
GGAATAGGCCCGGTTATTGAATTTGAATAAAGAACCGCGACCTGCAAATCTGGATTTTGGAAACTTGATGGAAATCCACTTAAAGAGTTTCTGGATATGTCCAATAACATAATTGTTTTTGGTAACTTTGGTATGGAACCAGTCAGTAGATTTGAATGCATTGAAAGGTCAATCACTGACATGAACTCCAGACTAAGTGGTAAGTCCCCGCTAAGTTGGTTCGAGGAGATGTCCAACGATTCAGCCTCAGAAAAGGTAGTCCAAAACCAATCTGGGATCCTACCAACTAGGCCCGTGTTTGAAATATCAAGTTCTATAGTGCCCTTCTGCCATCGAAGCCATTTAGGAAACTGGGGACCCAAATAACAAGGTGAAAAGTATCCATAGTCCAAGTTGAATGGAGGTACCCAATGCGAGTCAATTGTGAACTCCAAATTATTAAAAGATAAATCAATGGTCTTCAAATTCATCAGACCAGCAAAATGTTCTTCTGTTATCACACCACTCATGTTGTTCATTTCAAGGTACAATTCAGTTAAATATGCAAGAGAGCCAATCTCCACGGGCATTGAACCGCTCAAGTTGTTGTGGCTAAGGTCTAAGTAAATCAAATTTGCTAGCTCGCCAATCTCCATAGGCACTGAACCGCTCAAGTTGTTGCCTGCAAGGTCTAAGTACTTCAATTTTTTCATCATGCCAATTTCCGTAGGCACTGAACCGCTCAATCCGTTTAGAGCGACATCAAGCATACTTAAGCTAGTTAGGTTTtggtcgcaaaaaaaaaaagctagtTAGGTTCGACAGATATTGTAATGTCGTGCCAGTGATGCtggtaatcctcaaactcaattGTTGCAAATTCTTCAAGGAACAGCTGGGTATTCTATGTACCACCTCTGTTATGTCCCCACCGATATTATTGCCGTCAAGACGTAGAGATCTCAAATTACACAACTTTTGCAGTGTCCTCGGTATCATTCCCTTGATGCTGTTATATGAAATGTCAAAGGTCCCTAACATGGTCAAGTTTCCCAACTCGTTCGGAAACGTGCCTGATAATCCACAACCATGTAATTTTAGGCTCTTGAGGCTAGTTACATCCCAGAACCAGTTGGGTGCAGCtagattgttgaaagggttaCCAGAGAGGTCAAGATCCTCAAGAACTGTAAGGTTGTTGTGTGGAAGTGAGGATGGAGCATTACTCATATTAAGGCCACATGATGGGAGAACCAATAGAGCCAAATTGGGAAGAGCGTTGACTGTATGGACCAAGTCAACGACTCTGCTGAGGTTAATTGTGGCCATGTTAAGATGCTCTAGCGAGTGGAGACGCCGCAACCAATATATATCCTTTGAGTACATGGTAGTGTGGTCGTACTCATTGCCTATGTCAAGGTGTACCAATTTGGAGAGGTTGCCTAGCTGAGGAGGTATGCTACCATGAAAACCCATGTTGGAGAGGTTGAGATATGTCAAGCTCTGGAGAGAGCCCAGAAACCCCGGCAtcgccattgcatctcctagaagATAATTTCCGCTCAGGTCTAGATGCCTGAGACTATGCCGGAGAGAAAGCAACGACGAAGATACCTGTCCACGCAGCGAGTGGCTGTAGGAGTCCGAGTCCACGTAACCATACATATCATACTCTGCTGGATAACGGTTGCGGACGTCCAGCTTGACGATGTGGCCTGTCCTTCTGCTGCAGGTGACGCCGCTCCAACGGCAACAATCGTGTCCTTCCCGCCATGAGATGAGGCTATCATCTGGGTCGCTGGTGATGCCAGCCTTGAAAGAGAGCAGCGCGCCTCTATCCACTGGGATGCAGCTCCCATTGGACGTTTCGCTCGCGCTGTCGACGGAAGAGGTTGTAGGTAGAATGATTACCAAGAGGAAGAGAAAGCTCGCTGCAGCCATGGCGTTGTGGTTAGCTAGGCTTGTTTGCATAGAGCGGACTCCAAACGAGAACATGGCGAGAGTAGTCTTCTAACGAGTGACGAACCGTGAAAGAAGAAAATATGGGTGCCGTGTCGTGTACGTAGGGGGGCTACCGGCTATCACAAATTTGGATGGATCACCCACTAGTTAGGTAAACGTCGTGCTCTCAAGTCCGTCACTTTCGTGTTGTTAATTTGGAGGACATTTCCGCGGTTGGAATAATGGAATAGATGttgtcactagtagaaaacatgaGCTGCCTAGATCATTAGTCCGATTGGATCGACGGATGCTCAGTTGTTTGACCGCGCGCGACCCGGTAAATCCACGGCAACGGAGCAAGGACCGAGCGGAAGCTGCGGAACACGTACGTACGTGTCTTTTCCACGATGTCTCGGCGTCGCCTCTCCTTCCGATCCACCGCGCGCCGGACAAAGCGTTGCTTTGaatattagggcatctccagcgtttGTGTCGACCCTTTTGGTCGAAATTgatcgcgcgtccgtttgcgtcggggtggctccagcggcagacGCATTTTTTAGGACGAATCCTTTTTTTTTAAACATGAAACATAGTTTTCATACTTAACAAATAAACCTAAAACGCCTACTGCTCCTCGCCGctgtgctgctcctcgtcgctgtcgagcacgatgagctccggtacGACCCAAGGCCAGTTGGCATccggggagcgtacgccgggcgcgccgccgccggtgctcgaggttgaggaggctgcggctgtggtggcggtggaggggcccagtactgcggctgtggcggcggtggaggcgcccagtactgcggttgtggcggcggtggcggaggcgctgccgactccaggagcgcctgtcgaagtgtttcatccgccgacaggcccgcggcatgacggcggtggcgtagcggggcagcggcggctgcacaggcgcgtcgttttcggagacgaggacggcgaccttcgccatctcgtcgtccgtcatgttgtccgggaagttgaagttccggccctccgccaaggcctgctgccattcgtggaagacgacagtcgtcgctgtcgtcgtccttcacctcctcgctatggtacgcgagcgcctcgacgtagtcatcatcgtcgtcgtacacggcgtaggcttcgtcgtcgtcggcggcgtcGTTGTGCTGCGTCTGCTGACGTCGTGTCCgcgcctgctgacgacgcgtcggcgcctgctgacgacgagccggcggtgcagggccgaaggggtaatccctgtcgcccatgaagcctgcccttcgtctcatgtccgtctccgtggacaggtacgtacgccaaagctccgagtcgatggcgtacgccggatcgcgcggaggtccgccggcagataccgcctcctgcgccggatctccgcggtccgatcaggctcgcgcgcaggtactggagggataggcacccggcggcagctgagccgccagccgccaggcagctgcacgccggaccaggcgtcATCGCACGACatccatttgccgtgcatgagcctccccaccgagacggggagcgggatcttcttgctgccgctgccggaggcctcgaagtcattcttcttcccatggcgctgcggcggtggtggtggttgtggagGTGTGGGCGGAGGAACGACGCGGCCGATGGACTTTTATGGGCGGGCGCGCgggtgataaggggtggcccgatcttctcagtaaggaacggtggtgatgatgatcacggggtgatagcagcggaggaacacgacgatgtagtggatgataacttgtatgacgcaacgagatctcttgattggtccctgtcgccaatgcaacagctctcaaccctgtaaGATATTcgaaactccacacacttgcgcacgtagccgccgaccacgaagcggtaagttgcaaccttctaattcccaatggaacagcagatcacacaagactttttcaggatctacacaatatcaagcaatatggtgtagggattcaatagttttgcataagcaaacaactaagaactagggtttatcttaaacgtggtctaaagcagctaggggggcgtcctgggcacttatataggtgtccgggacaacttctggtcgaaaagatacaaagaaaaccgacccagaatagatctggtcgagacagactcggacgcgtccggtctggaatccggtcaaccgggctgtggaccgggtggtccagtcgtgagtccggtcgaccgggcggaaaccgggaaactgcgaggtttccggttttcgTCCGGTACGAGCGTcaaaatccggttggcgcccggtccggttggcgcccggtcaaccgggtcagggaccgggctgcccggcctgggggccggtctgaccgggtgcaggaccggcctggactttctgcttctcctctcgcgccttcctcccgctcctccctcgcgcgtccatgagatatcttcatgtccagctccatgtccagcttcacgtccatcttgacgtccgtcttcatgtccagctgctcctctcctcctcgtgcgatgcttgtctcctcttgatacctgatgatacataaatcataggacttaggcagtataaagttctcatcaatcaaagtatcgtttagaaacaaattcacctattgtttaagtagcttcgcacgagctcttgttatCGGTCCAATCCttacttcatcggacttgagcttcacagcaggttcatcttcagcttgtaatgacggaggtggcattgaggtagggatgtcctcatcatctcccccccccttcaaaaggcgtcgaccccgacgctccaaggtcttctccgtcatatggtgtcaaatcagcaacattgaaagaattactgacaccaaactcatcaattggaagatctattgagtatgcattatcattgatcttggcaagcactttgtaaggaccagcaccacgaggcttcaacttagacttcctcagcttcgggaacctatccttgcgaaaatgtacccagaccatatcaccaggcttgaacaacatctctttgcgcttcttgttcatccttgcagcattgctcttgcctttcttctctatcaactctttagtcttcacatggatcttacgcacaaaatctgccctcttggatgcctccatattaactctctcgtgtatgggtaaaggcaacaagtcaagtggagtaatgggtttgaaaccatacaccacttcaaaaggacacagctccgtggtagagtgtaccgccctgttgtaagcaaactccacatgtgacaaacactcttcccactccttcaggttcttcttgatcatggatcgcaatagttgtgacaatgttctattcaccacttcagtttgtccatcagtttgaggatgacaagtagtgctgaaaagcagcttcgtccccagctttctccacatcgtcttccagaagtagctcataaacttcacgtcacgatcagaaacaattgtcttcgggactccatgtagtcgcacaacctccctgaaaaacaggttagcaatatgcgacgcatcgtcgcttttgtggcaggcaataaagtgtgacattttagaaaatctgtccactaccacaaatatagaatcatggcctcttttagtacgcggcaaacccaacacaaaatccatactaatatcttcccaaggtgtagtaggtgccggtaaaggagtatacaaaccgtgaggcttcagcttggacttggacttgttgcaagtaatgcacctcttcacatacctgtccacgtccctcctcatctttggccaataaaagtggtcagctagcatgagtagcgtcttctcacgcccaaagtgacccatcaaacctccagcatgtgattcctgcaataagagcaaacgcacagacgattctggaacacatagtttgttagctctaaacaagaacccatcgtgtatgtgatatttttcccatgctttaccaagagcacataagcgatatggttcagcaaaatcatgatcagtagcatataaatcacatagcacctctaatccaggaattttaacatcaagttgagttaatagcatattcttcctagatagagcatcagcaacaatattatcttttcccttcttatgcttaataatgtatgaaaaagactcaatgaactcaacccacttagcaaggcgcttatgcaaagtagactgagctttcaggtatttcaaagcttcatgatcagaatgtatgataaattcttttggccacaaataatgttgccaaacctcaagaactctaattaaagtatacaattctttatcatagataggatagttcaacttagcaccagacagtttgatgaggtctaagaccccgtgtgtggcccgatcttgcggttgacccgaaatccaaaggagggagagagggagagtgcgaagaacacgaagaacacgatgaacacgatgaactcacgcacgcacacctacccgatacaaccgatacttaccctcgtggctcgatggaccacgccaatagaatcaccacgggagagactcgaggtagaatcccggagtgagagatcggtgttggggacggagaccggtgagggagagagagtggagcacactagaatctcactcacatagatccaatcatccaacaagggttgccttgatacaaaggggatgaaaccctagggagacaaagctcatcttcatgtctaagctatcatcttgtctaaggggtaaaggaggggtcctaggtgcttatatagaggtacaagccagcttgggccgaaaaggtacgcaagtggataacttaggcagcttggggagtcattcccgtcggatccggtttggggccggtcagaccgggcctgggaccgggtggtccggtcctggggccggtcggccGAGGCGGctgcaaccggacagtccggtcgtggggccggtccaaccgggttctgggccggccagccttcttctcctctttcctccttcttcttcttcttcttctcttcttcttctctcttccttgcaccatgatgaatggctcctcttcccttccctcgcttacgtgcaccatgggtgttcctcctctccggtcctcgatgactcttgtacctaatgacatataacatgtcgacatgaggtagcattccattcaaggtatctacgaggtcgagtatcgagaggaaggagttcaccttgtcgcgtgtagcgtgggtgagggttgaaggtccacttgggggactctttggccatggtgtagcgtcgatgataggcggggttgcacttgatggtcttggtgtagcgacgtcggtgaccggggctacatcatctccccccccttggggaagagtcgtcctcgactcttgtttctcctcgtcgaagaggtagtccatgacggatgtcccatgtagagttgggtagtcgcggtcgaagaagaacttggagaaaaaccacttgcgaagggaaagctccaagaggcatttggcaaaaatgggaaccaaaagagtgtgggtgtatccaaaatgtggaaggtcaaaagtttgtgcatgtaagagttgtatggtgtgaagAATGTGTGGTGTGGCCTTGTCCcaagcaaatggaacaaacaaaaggcaagtatcggcggcaaaatttggggcaaaattgttatgtgcaatggcaaaacgATGGAGACTTCGAGCTTGGGagtgtatggttggcgtgagccgggtatgagcctcctcaagtgtgaaagaatccattgcaaatgccaaagatgaaatgaaaaatccgaagaagggcaactttttgtgtgacatgtggcacaagatgcataaggtatctctcacatgtacgacatggtccttgagattctcggagtgtatgatgaaagcatcacgacatacaacaatcattgtgccaacaagatgtttcaagataagttgcataagaggcaaaaggggcgacgagtagttggaccaaaccggaaactcgacaaggcaagtcggaaacacatgagggtgaaggcttgtgggaacataccctttggtgtgattcccgcgggttaagtccttgttggggtagctctcaattgcgcgtttttttcgtgagctcatgctccgtagcggtggaagtcgatggtcgggtacctacacatggaatgagcaaaacaaagagcgtatatgcatggtagaggaacacatcatccatcatgatgttccaagacttgtgcacatcaccattagtgtcaagaaagatagtatgaaatgcatggcgatagtgcaaatggcaagaATGGGTatgcatggcatgtggtaactcatgatcatcaaaaatagagaaggctatgggggccatctcatggacaatgaaataagcattcttgcataccgagcataagaaagagcaattgttcctaatctgggatgcaaggatcatggaa
It includes:
- the LOC127316678 gene encoding receptor-like protein EIX2, producing the protein MFSFGVRSMQTSLANHNAMAAASFLFLLVIILPTTSSVDSASETSNGSCIPVDRGALLSFKAGITSDPDDSLISWREGHDCCRWSGVTCSRRTGHIVKLDVRNRYPAEYDMYGYVDSDSYSHSLRGQVSSSLLSLRHSLRHLDLSGNYLLGDAMAMPGFLGSLQSLTYLNLSNMGFHGSIPPQLGNLSKLVHLDIGNEYDHTTMYSKDIYWLRRLHSLEHLNMATINLSRVVDLVHTVNALPNLALLVLPSCGLNMSNAPSSLPHNNLTVLEDLDLSGNPFNNLAAPNWFWDVTSLKSLKLHGCGLSGTFPNELGNLTMLGTFDISYNSIKGMIPRTLQKLCNLRSLRLDGNNIGGDITEVVHRIPSCSLKNLQQLSLRITSITGTTLQYLSNLTSLKYLDLAGNNLSGSVPMEIGELANLIYLDLSHNNLSGSMPVEIGSLAYLTELYLEMNNMSGVITEEHFAGLMNLKTIDLSFNNLEFTIDSHWVPPFNLDYGYFSPCYLGPQFPKWLRWQKGTIELDISNTGLVGRIPDWFWTTFSEAESLDISSNQLSGDLPLSLEFMSVIDLSMHSNLLTGSIPKLPKTIMLLDISRNSLSGFPSSFQNPDLQVAVLYSNSITGPIPASICRLRKLRVLDVSNNLLSGVLPDCGGKELKPHDLSINNSSTVNSVSSLSLKITTLLLGNNSLSGGFPLFLRQCPSLIFLDLVQNKFNGELPEWISEVMPGLVVLLLRLNNFSGHIPTKIMELHAVRILDLSNNNFSGAIPQYLENLKALRGTSTSDDGTESSNPFGETYYLKYSTVHMGPSDDSLSVVIKGQVLQYQGNSIYLMTLDLSCNGLTGKIPKEISSLVGLINLNLSSNLLNGNIPYKIGNLRSLESLDLSKNNLGGGIPQSLSNLTYLSYLNLSYNNLSGRIPSGHQLDTLKADDPASMYIGNPGLCGDPVPRQCPGSPRDLPVNGDSESLPEPGLSQMDFLLGLVTGFVAGAWMVFFGFLFVKRWRYAYFRLVDRLLDSLHVIFVVNWRKWFTNTSGI